TCGCGGGCCTGGCGGGCCTGGGCCTCGCCGTGGACGGCGACCTCAACGCCGTACGGAGCGACGAGCCGCGGCTGATCTCGCCGGCCGGTGCGCGGGTCGCCGTCGCGGTGGTCCCGACGGACGAGGAACTGGAGATCGCGACACAGACCTACACCCTGGTCGGAAAGAACATCTGAGCTTCGAAAAGAACAACTGAGCACCACCGGGCAATACACGTCGGTAACACGACTGAGCGCATAGCCGCCCATATGCATTCCGCCAGACGGAATATTCCGCAGCGAAACAAACCGATAGGATCGTCCCATGCGCCGTTCGAAAATCGTCTGTACTCTCGGCCCCGCGGTCGACTCCCACGAGCAACTGGTCGCCCTCATCGAGGCCGGCATGAACGTGGCCCGTTTCAATTTCAGCCACGGCAGCCACGCAGAGCACCAGGGCCGCTACGACCGGGTCCGGGCCGCCGCCGCCGAGACCGGCAAGGCCATCGGTGTCCTCGCCGACCTCCAGGGCCCGAAGATCCGTCTGGAGACCTTCGCCGAGGGCCCCGTGGAGCTGGTGCGCGGTGACGAGTTCACCATCACAGCCGAGGACGTGCCGGGCGACAAGCAGATCTGCGGTACGACGTACAAGGGGCTGCCCGGGGACGTCTCCCCAGGCGACCAGGTCCTCATCAACGACGGCAACGTCGAGCTGAAGGTCATCGAGGTCGACGGGCCGCGGGTGCGGACCGAGGTCATCGAGGGCGGTGTCATCTCCGACCACAAGGGCATCAACCTGCCCGGCGCGGCCGTCAACGTGCCCGCCCTGTCCGAGAAGGACGTCGAGGACCTGCGGTTCGCGCTGCGCATGGGCTGCGACCTGGTGGCGCTGTCCTTCGTGCGGGACGCGAACGACGTGCGGGACGTCCACAAGGTGATGGACGAGGTGGGCCGCCGGGTCCCCGTCATCGCCAAGGTGGAGAAGCCGCAGGCGGTGGAGAACATGGAGGACGTCGTGATGGCGTTCGACGGCGTGATGGTCGCCCGTGGCGACCTGGCCGTCGAGTACCCGCTCGAGAAGGTCCCCATGGTGCAGAAGCGGCTCATCGAGCTGTGCCGCCGCAACGCCAAGCCGGTGATCGTGGCGACCCAGATGATGGAGTCGATGATCACCAACTCCCGCCCCACGCGCGCCGAGGCCTCCGACGTGGCCAACGC
The DNA window shown above is from Streptomyces akebiae and carries:
- the pyk gene encoding pyruvate kinase, with translation MRRSKIVCTLGPAVDSHEQLVALIEAGMNVARFNFSHGSHAEHQGRYDRVRAAAAETGKAIGVLADLQGPKIRLETFAEGPVELVRGDEFTITAEDVPGDKQICGTTYKGLPGDVSPGDQVLINDGNVELKVIEVDGPRVRTEVIEGGVISDHKGINLPGAAVNVPALSEKDVEDLRFALRMGCDLVALSFVRDANDVRDVHKVMDEVGRRVPVIAKVEKPQAVENMEDVVMAFDGVMVARGDLAVEYPLEKVPMVQKRLIELCRRNAKPVIVATQMMESMITNSRPTRAEASDVANAILDGADAVMLSAESSVGAYPLETVRTMSKIVTAAEEELLSKGLQPLVPGKKPRTQGGSIARAACEIADFLGGRALVAFTQSGDTARRLSRYRAQQPIIAYTTDESTRNQLALSWGVESHVVPFVNSTDEMVDLVDHEMVKLNRFNEGDIAVITAGSPPGVPGTTNMVRVHHLGGGARD